The Thermobifida halotolerans sequence GATCCTGCCCGCCCCGTAGGCGCGGCACAGCTGCACGCAGGCCGACCCGTAGGCTCCGGCGGCGGCGTGGACCAGGACGTCCTCCCCCTCGGCCAGGCGGCCCATGGTGACGACCGCCGCGTCCGCGGTGAGGTAGGGGCCCGCGGCGCCCGCGGCCTGGACGTCGCTGAGCGCCTCGGGCACCGGGTGGACCTGGTCCGCGGGGGCGGCGACGAACTCGGCCGCGGCGCCGCCCCTGGGGATCACCCCGAAGACGCGGGTGCCGACCGCCGGGCCCACGGTGCCGGGGCCGAGGGCCGCCACCACACCGGTGAGGTCGTGGCCGGTGACGTAGGGCGGGGTGGGCGCGCCCGGATACCTCCCGGCGCGCTCCAGCAGATCCGCCCAGTTGACGGCGAAGGCGCGCACCCGGACCAGCACCTCGCCCGGTCCGGGCTCCGGCACGGCGACCTCGTCCCAGCTCAGTACCTCGGGGCCGCCGTGCCGGGCGAAGCGCAGCCCCCTCATGGTGCGGCCGCTCATGCCTCGGAGATCCCCGCCGGGATGTCCTCGATGATGCGGTCGTGGT is a genomic window containing:
- a CDS encoding quinone oxidoreductase family protein codes for the protein MSGRTMRGLRFARHGGPEVLSWDEVAVPEPGPGEVLVRVRAFAVNWADLLERAGRYPGAPTPPYVTGHDLTGVVAALGPGTVGPAVGTRVFGVIPRGGAAAEFVAAPADQVHPVPEALSDVQAAGAAGPYLTADAAVVTMGRLAEGEDVLVHAAAGAYGSACVQLCRAYGAGRIIATAGSDAKTEQVRRWGADVVVNYTTTDFAEVVREVTGGRGVPLVLESVGGDVLGRSLDCVRPGGRLVSVGASSGRSSDRFRLHTLFELGISVSGFTLGRWLEHHPELVRPSVDRVLRLLGDRGAVPVVGRVFPAAEVAAAHEFLADRRSVGRTVVTMTPAP